The Dioscorea cayenensis subsp. rotundata cultivar TDr96_F1 chromosome 19, TDr96_F1_v2_PseudoChromosome.rev07_lg8_w22 25.fasta, whole genome shotgun sequence genome includes a window with the following:
- the LOC120250616 gene encoding cyclic dof factor 3-like, with protein sequence MSEVKDPALKLFGMSITLPEKDTCGVMAKTEVDKLMSGSPNGLDKSGQDSSMCSEKNSEHEHQPSNSSDIEMKNYEEAEQDLIKNSASGQAKVLKKPDKLLPCPRCNSMDTKFCYYNNYNVNQPRYFCKNCQRYWTAGGTMRNVPVGAGRRKSKHACSQYRLCSQKEVGNSVPVMKFSQEGPLCESMASVLNLNEKRSSEIGPLSCGETTEETSTSSSMTALNCSENEVKESIGCINKNGIESCYNGVTPMQCYHPGTPWAYAWASMATNRCPPALACKLENGISNPSSEVSWRPPPMIIAPAFCAPTIPFPMIPPSVWNVPWLRPGGNVSPLPSPTLGKHSRDHSMQSEEENEKSLWVPKTLRIDDPGAAARSSIWSALGIKPEEEMKKGGGIFKGFKSRTENTKVKTPEAAQAMHVNPAALSRSQAFQEST encoded by the exons ATGTCTGAGGTCAAGGATCCCGCGCTCAAGCTGTTTGGGATGTCCATCACGCTGCCAGAGAAG GATACCTGTGGAGTGATGGCAAAAACTGAGGTCGATAAACTAATGTCTGGTTCTCCAAATGGGCTGGACAAGAGTGGGCAGGATAGCTCTATGTGCTCAGAGAAAAATAGTGAACATGAACATCAACCATCTAATAGCAGTgacattgaaatgaaaaattatgaGGAGGCAGAGCAAGATCTGATCAAGAACAGTGCATCAGGTCAGGCGAAGGTCCTCAAGAAACCCGACAAACTTCTTCCATGTCCTCGGTGTAACAGTATGGATACCAAATTCTGCTATTACAACAACTACAATGTTAATCAACCGAGGTACTTCTGTAAGAACTGTCAACGATACTGGACTGCTGGAGGAACCATGAGGAATGTTCCTGTGGGTGCTGGAAGGCGAAAGAGTAAGCACGCTTGTTCTCAATATCGTCTGTGTTCTCAGAAAGAGGTTGGCAATTCAGTCCCTGTCATGAAGTTCTCCCAAGAAGGGCCACTCTGTGAATCAATGGCCTCAGTGCTCAATCTCAATGAGAAGAGGAGTTCAGAGATAGGCCCTTTATCTTGCGGAGAAACTACAGAGGAAACCTCAACTTCGTCTTCCATGACAGCTTTGAATTGCAGTGAAAATGAAGTGAAAGAATCTATTGGTTGCATTAATAAAAATGGCATAGAAAGTTGCTACAATGGAGTTACTCCAATGCAGTGTTATCATCCTGGTACCCCATGGGCATATGCTTGGGCTTCCATGGCGACTAACCGATGCCCGCCGGCGCTTGCTTGCAAACTGGAGAATGGCATCAGTAATCCAAGCTCTGAAGTCTCATGGAGGCCACCACCAATGATAATTGCCCCTGCATTCTGTGCTCCAACCATTCCTTTTCCAATGATACCTCCCTCAGTTTGGAATGTGCCATGGCTTAGGCCTGGTGGCAATGTATCTCCATTACCATCTCCAACCCTGGGCAAGCATTCTAGAGATCACAGCATGCAAAGTGAGGAGGAAAATGAGAAGTCCTTATGGGTTCCAAAAACACTGAGAATCGATGATCCGGGTGCTGCAGCGAGGAGTTCTATCTGGTCTGCACTTGGGATCAAACCTGAGGAGGAGATGAAGAAAGGTGGTGGTATCTTTAAAGGTTTCAAGTCCAGGACTGAGAACACTAAAGTTAAGACCCCAGAAGCTGCCCAAGCAATGCATGTAAATCCAGCAGCTCTATCACGTTCTCAGGCATTTCAAGAGAGCACATGA